A part of Escherichia marmotae genomic DNA contains:
- the yqgG gene encoding protein YqgG has protein sequence MNRCLLLNLSHRSGVDSFPALCISALHTCRCYTHLGASQDSRAGNSY, from the coding sequence ATGAATCGTTGTCTGCTGCTTAATCTGTCGCACCGTTCTGGTGTAGATTCGTTCCCCGCACTCTGCATCTCTGCATTGCATACCTGCCGATGTTATACCCATCTCGGCGCTTCTCAGGATTCAAGAGCTGGCAACAGTTACTGA
- the speA gene encoding biosynthetic arginine decarboxylase — protein sequence MSDDMSMSLPSSAGEHGVLRSMQEVAMSSQEASKMLRTYNIAWWGNNYYDVNELGHISVCPDPDVPEARVDLAQLVKTREAQGQRLPALFCFPQILQHRLRSINDAFKRARESYGYNGDYFLVYPIKVNQHRRVIESLIHSGEPLGLEAGSKAELMAVLAHAGMTRSVIVCNGYKDREYIRLALIGEKMGHKVYLVIEKMSEIAIVLDEAERLNVIPRLGVRARLASQGSGKWQSSGGEKSKFGLAATQVLQLVETLREAGRLDSLQLLHFHLGSQMANIRDIATGVRESARFYVELHKLGVNIQCFDVGGGLGVDYEGTRSQSDCSVNYGLNEYANNIIWAIGDACEENGLPHPTVITESGRAVTAHHTVLVSNIIGVERNEYTVPTAPAEDAPRALQSMWETWQEMHEPGTRRSLREWLHDSQMDLHDIHIGYSSGTYNLQERAWAEQLYLSMCHEVQKQLDPQNRAHRPIIDELQERMADKMYVNFSLFQSMPDAWGIDQLFPVLPLEGLDQVPERRAVLLDITCDSDGAIDHYIDGDGIATTMPMPEYDPENPPMLGFFMVGAYQEILGNMHNLFGDTEAVDVFVFPDGSVEVELSDEGDTVADMLQYVQLDPKTLLTQFRDQVKKTDLDAELQQQFLEEFEAGLYGYTYLEDE from the coding sequence ATGTCTGACGACATGTCTATGAGTTTGCCTTCGTCAGCGGGCGAACACGGTGTACTACGCTCCATGCAGGAGGTTGCAATGAGCTCCCAGGAAGCCAGCAAGATGCTGCGTACTTACAATATTGCCTGGTGGGGCAATAACTACTATGACGTTAACGAGCTGGGTCACATTAGCGTGTGCCCTGACCCGGACGTCCCGGAAGCTCGCGTTGATCTCGCGCAGTTAGTGAAGACCCGCGAAGCGCAGGGCCAGCGCCTGCCTGCACTGTTCTGCTTTCCGCAGATCCTGCAGCACCGTTTGCGTTCTATTAACGACGCGTTTAAACGTGCGCGGGAATCCTATGGCTATAACGGTGACTACTTCCTCGTTTACCCGATCAAGGTTAACCAGCACCGCCGCGTGATTGAGTCCCTGATTCATTCTGGTGAACCGCTGGGGCTGGAAGCAGGTTCAAAAGCTGAGTTGATGGCGGTGCTGGCGCATGCTGGCATGACCCGCAGCGTCATCGTCTGTAACGGCTATAAAGACCGCGAATATATCCGCCTGGCGCTGATTGGCGAGAAGATGGGCCATAAGGTTTATCTGGTTATCGAGAAGATGTCTGAAATCGCCATTGTGCTGGATGAAGCGGAACGTCTGAACGTGATCCCTCGTCTTGGCGTGCGTGCGCGTCTGGCCTCGCAGGGGTCTGGTAAATGGCAGTCTTCCGGTGGTGAAAAATCGAAGTTCGGTCTGGCGGCAACCCAGGTACTGCAACTGGTTGAGACACTGCGTGAAGCCGGACGTCTCGATAGCCTGCAACTGCTGCACTTCCACCTCGGTTCGCAGATGGCGAATATTCGCGATATCGCGACAGGCGTTCGTGAATCTGCGCGCTTCTATGTTGAGCTGCATAAGCTGGGCGTCAACATTCAGTGCTTTGACGTTGGCGGTGGTCTGGGCGTGGATTATGAAGGCACCCGTTCGCAATCCGATTGTTCGGTGAACTACGGCCTCAATGAATACGCTAATAACATTATCTGGGCAATTGGCGATGCCTGTGAAGAGAATGGTCTGCCACATCCGACGGTGATCACCGAATCGGGTCGTGCGGTGACTGCGCATCACACTGTGCTGGTTTCCAATATTATCGGTGTGGAACGTAACGAATACACCGTTCCAACCGCACCAGCAGAGGATGCGCCGCGCGCACTGCAAAGCATGTGGGAAACCTGGCAGGAGATGCACGAACCGGGAACTCGCCGCTCTCTGCGTGAATGGCTGCATGATAGCCAGATGGATCTGCACGATATCCATATTGGTTATTCTTCTGGCACTTACAATCTGCAAGAACGTGCATGGGCAGAACAGCTCTATTTGAGCATGTGTCATGAAGTGCAGAAGCAACTGGATCCGCAAAACCGCGCCCATCGCCCGATTATCGACGAATTACAGGAGCGTATGGCGGACAAAATGTACGTCAACTTCTCGCTATTCCAGTCGATGCCGGATGCATGGGGTATCGACCAGTTGTTCCCGGTTCTGCCGCTGGAAGGGCTGGATCAAGTGCCGGAACGCCGCGCTGTGCTGCTGGATATCACCTGTGACTCTGATGGAGCCATCGACCACTATATCGATGGTGACGGCATTGCTACGACAATGCCAATGCCGGAGTACGATCCGGAGAATCCGCCGATGCTCGGTTTCTTTATGGTCGGTGCCTATCAGGAGATCCTCGGCAACATGCACAATCTGTTTGGTGATACCGAAGCGGTTGACGTGTTCGTCTTCCCTGACGGCAGCGTAGAAGTGGAGCTGTCTGACGAGGGCGATACCGTTGCGGATATGCTGCAATATGTGCAGCTCGATCCAAAAACGTTGTTAACCCAGTTCCGTGACCAGGTGAAGAAAACCGATCTTGATGCCGAACTGCAACAACAGTTCCTTGAAGAGTTCGAGGCAGGTTTGTACGGTTATACCTACCTTGAAGATGAATAA
- the yqgB gene encoding acid stress response protein YqgB, with protein MKKKPVAQSERQHTLLENPCAYGLLSQFQAAIVVNCFTLNKII; from the coding sequence ATGAAAAAGAAACCGGTTGCGCAGTCGGAGCGTCAGCATACGCTGCTGGAAAATCCGTGTGCTTATGGGTTGTTATCGCAGTTTCAGGCTGCGATAGTGGTTAACTGTTTTACACTTAATAAAATAATTTGA
- the speB gene encoding agmatinase — translation MSTLGHQYDNSLVSNAFGFLRLPMNFQPYDSDADWVITGVPFDMATSGRAGGRHGPAAIRQVSTNLAWEHNRFPWNFDMRERLNVVDCGDLVYAFGDAREMSEKLQAHAEKLLAAGKRMLSFGGDHFVTLPLLRAHAKHFGKMALVHFDAHTDTYANGCEFDHGTMFYTALKEGLIDPNHSVQIGIRTEFDKDNGFTVLDACQVNDRSVDDVIAQVKQIVGDMPVYLTFDIDCLDPAFAPGTGTPVIGGLTSDRAIKLVRGLKDLNIVGMDVVEVAPAYDQSEITALAAATLALEMLYIQAAKKGE, via the coding sequence ATGAGCACCTTAGGTCATCAATACGATAACTCACTGGTTTCCAACGCCTTTGGTTTTTTACGCCTGCCGATGAACTTCCAGCCGTATGACAGCGATGCTGACTGGGTAATTACCGGCGTGCCGTTCGATATGGCTACTTCTGGTCGTGCGGGGGGGCGTCACGGTCCGGCAGCTATTCGCCAGGTTTCGACTAATCTGGCCTGGGAACACAACCGCTTCCCGTGGAATTTCGACATGCGTGAACGTCTGAATGTCGTCGACTGTGGTGATCTGGTATATGCCTTCGGTGATGCCCGTGAAATGAGCGAGAAACTGCAGGCGCACGCTGAGAAGCTGCTGGCTGCCGGTAAGCGTATGCTCTCCTTCGGTGGTGACCACTTTGTTACGCTGCCGCTGCTGCGTGCTCATGCTAAACATTTTGGCAAAATGGCGCTGGTACACTTTGACGCCCACACCGATACCTACGCGAACGGTTGTGAGTTTGACCACGGCACTATGTTTTATACCGCGCTGAAAGAAGGTCTGATTGACCCGAATCATTCCGTGCAAATTGGTATTCGTACTGAGTTCGATAAAGACAACGGCTTTACCGTGCTGGACGCCTGCCAGGTGAACGATCGCAGCGTGGATGACGTTATCGCCCAGGTGAAGCAGATTGTTGGTGATATGCCGGTCTACCTGACTTTTGATATCGATTGCCTGGATCCTGCGTTTGCGCCGGGAACGGGTACGCCGGTAATTGGCGGCCTGACCTCCGATCGCGCCATTAAACTGGTACGCGGCCTGAAAGATCTCAACATCGTTGGGATGGACGTAGTGGAAGTGGCTCCGGCATACGATCAGTCGGAAATCACTGCTCTGGCAGCGGCAACGCTGGCGCTGGAGATGCTGTATATTCAGGCAGCGAAAAAGGGCGAGTAA
- the loiP gene encoding metalloprotease LoiP gives MKIRALLIAMSVATVLTGCQNMDSSGLLSSGAEAFQAYTLSDAQVKALSDQACQEMDSKATIAPASSEYAKRLATIANALGNNINGQPVNYKVYMAKDVNAFAMANGCIRVYSGLMDMMTDNEVEAVIGHEMGHVALGHVKKGMQVALGTNAVRVAAASAGGIVGSLSQSQLGDLGEKLVNSQFSQRQEAEADDYSYDLLRQRGISPAGLATSFEKLAKLEEGRQSSMFDDHPASAERAQHIRDRMSADGVK, from the coding sequence ATGAAAATTCGCGCCTTATTGATAGCAATGAGCGTGGCAACGGTATTGACCGGTTGCCAGAATATGGACTCCAGTGGGCTGCTCTCATCAGGAGCGGAAGCTTTTCAGGCTTACACTCTGAGTGATGCGCAGGTCAAAGCCCTGAGCGATCAGGCATGTCAGGAGATGGACAGTAAGGCGACGATTGCGCCAGCCAGTAGCGAATATGCTAAACGTCTGGCCACTATTGCCAACGCGCTGGGCAACAATATCAACGGTCAACCGGTAAATTACAAAGTGTATATGGCAAAGGATGTGAACGCCTTTGCGATGGCCAACGGCTGCATCCGTGTTTATAGCGGACTGATGGATATGATGACTGATAACGAAGTCGAAGCGGTGATCGGTCACGAAATGGGACACGTGGCGTTAGGCCATGTGAAGAAAGGGATGCAGGTCGCGCTTGGAACAAACGCAGTGCGAGTAGCTGCGGCATCGGCGGGCGGGATTGTCGGTAGTTTATCTCAATCACAACTAGGCGATCTGGGCGAGAAATTAGTCAATTCGCAATTCTCCCAGCGTCAGGAAGCTGAGGCGGACGATTACTCCTATGACTTGCTGCGCCAACGCGGCATCAGTCCGGCAGGCCTTGCCACCAGCTTTGAAAAACTGGCGAAGCTGGAAGAAGGCCGTCAAAGCTCAATGTTTGACGACCATCCAGCATCCGCGGAGCGCGCCCAGCATATTCGCGACCGTATGAGCGCTGATGGGGTTAAGTAA